A single window of Drosophila suzukii chromosome 3, CBGP_Dsuzu_IsoJpt1.0, whole genome shotgun sequence DNA harbors:
- the Npc2d gene encoding NPC intracellular cholesterol transporter 2 — protein sequence MLVKALVLISLGCLSLVAAQQKHPATEVKRCSGNKPFPLEVRVHNCVTPPCQIVKGSTQEFEIDFAVDKYITELTTLVKATTLGIITVPYELPADVAAVCPNLQFGAYCPLYATEDVSYLFSFPIGEYPEIGVKIEIYLVDQDKEIATCFVCDIKVVKGNGGNTVYELDYLN from the exons ATGCTAGTCAAGGCGTTGGTTCTGATCTCACTGGGATGTCTTTCGCTGGTAGCAGCCCAGCAGAAGCATCCCGCCACGGAGGTAAAGCGAT GCTCTGGAAATAAACCCTTTCCGCTGGAGGTGCGTGTCCATAACTGCGTGACTCCACCATGCCAAATCGTCAAGGGATCGACCCAGGAATTTGAGATCGACTTTGCCGTGGATAAGTACATCACCGAGCTGACAACACTGGTGAAGGCCACTACCCTCGGAATCATCACGGTGCCCTATGAACTGCCCGCAGATGTGGCTGCCGTCTGTCCAAATCTCCAGTTCGGCGCCTATTGCCCACTATATGCCACCGAGGATGTGTCCTATCTGTTCAGCTTTCCCATCGGAGAATATCCCGAGATCGGCGTGAAGATCGAGATCTATCTGGTGGATCAGGACAAGGAGATTGCCACGTGCTTCGTGTGCGACATCAAGGTGGTCAAGGGCAATGGCGGCAATACGGTCTATGAACTGGATTATCTCAACTGA
- the ohgt gene encoding protein cereblon gives MDDEETSEINSVHGEDADVQREEDTHTQGFQDQQVESVEQAWNDAIEDEHSPLVEDAFGDPLAIEEDGNADAQHAMEDALQDDTASEGSHPSSDMSLESPGSEDDSDLERLPRWIIPQNRLRSAVDMMVSQARNRDGGIAALLNRDNFLQRVRSMVFSQERRRSRTSEDTSQEATDQPDDHPAAPPPRPPIDIELEEGVRFDTNLAAEHSYFGNHLSRVPGVDYLEVGSTHHMLIFLHQHILFPGEVLPFMIDGRMFDEDMPGLDGLIFGVGFPLMQPPEDNPHKLYGVTCQIYEKGESGRGLVFYKSRALQRIVINCGDIQGPPQYIARNPTSKCFSKVKILPEYFLPEPLQSVDMGSMARFRDIPSMRDKYQRFQLASTPWPAEACQEYSFAAIVESARQRLETQKIDTMPKCPIQLSFWLVRNLHLTEKMMRLTFLTDSVNTRLQLIKSTFQDESLFFCRYCNSSLAHCSDLFAMSKHGVQTQYCNPEGYIHETNTVYRVMSHAIGYSGEPSTKFSWFPGYQWHIILCKFCAQHVGWEFKAVQPNLTPRLFFGLAGSSVRIGKASENTPVNGSTYVVRNMLRLISNEME, from the exons AAATCAATTCTGTGCACGGGGAGGATGCAGATGTGCAACGGGAGGaagatacacacacacaggggTTCCAGGATCAGCAGGTGGAATCGGTGGAGCAAGCTTGGAACGATGCAATAGAGGACGAGCACTCACCGCTGGTGGAAGACGCTTTCGGGGATCCACTGGCCATCGAGGAAGACGGGAATGCGGATGCACAGCATGCCATGGAGGACGCTTTGCAGGACGACACCGCCAGCGAGGGCAGTCATCCCAGCAGCGACATGTCCCTGGAGAGTCCAGGAAGTGAGG ATGACTCCGATTTGGAGCGCCTGCCGCGCTGGATTATTCCCCAAAACCGCCTGCGCTCCGCCGTCGATATGATGGTTTCACAGGCTCGCAACCGGGATGGCGGAATCGCCGCCCTGCTCAACCGGGACAACTTCCTGCAGCGCGTGCGCAGCATGGTCTTTAGCCAGGAGCGACGACGCAGTCGCACCAGCGAGGATACCAGCCAGGAGGCCACGGATCAGCCAGACGATCACCCGGCGGCACCACCACCACGTCCGCCGATAGACATTGAGCTGGAGGAGGGAGTGCGCTTCGACACCAATCTGGCAGCTGAGCACTCCTACTTCGGCAACCATCTGAGCCGCGTACCCGGCGTTGACTACTTGGAGGTGGGCAGCACCCACCACATGCTCATCTTTCTGCACCAGCACATCCTGTTTCCCGGCGAGGTTTTACCCTTCATGATCGACGGCCGAATGTTCGACGAAGATATGCCCGGCCTGGATGGCTTGATCTTCGGCGTGGGCTTTCCTTTAATGCAGCCGCCGGAGGATAACCCCCATAAGCTGTACGGAGTAACTTGCCAAATCtacgaaaagggcgaaagcgGTCGGGGATTGGTATTCTACAAATCCCGAGCACTACAGCGCATTGTCATCAACTGTGGTGATATACAGGG CCCACCGCAGTACATTGCCCGCAATCCTACTAGCAAGTGCTTCAGCAAGGTCAAAATATTGCCGGAGTACTTCCTGCCGGAACCACTTCAATCCGTTGATATGGGATCAATGGCCAGGTTTCGGGATATTCCCTCTATGCGCGACAAATACCAGAGGTTCCAGCTTGCCAGCACTCCCTGGCCGGCTGAAGCTTGTCAAGAGTACTCCTTCGCTGCCATTGTGGAGAGCGCTCGCCAGAGGCTAGAGACCCAGAAGATAGACACCATGCCAAAATGCCCCATTCAGTTGTCTTTCTGGCTGGTGCGGAACCTCCACCTAACCGAAAAGATGATGCGTCTGACCTTTCTCACGGACTCGGTAAACACTCGCCTCCAATTGATTAAGAGCACGTTCCAGGACGAGTCGCTATTCTTCTGCCGGTATTGCAATAGCAGCCTGGCACACTGCTCGGATCTCTTTGCCATGTCCAAGCACGGTGTGCAGACACAGTACTGCAATCCAG AGGGCTACATCCACGAGACGAACACCGTGTACAGGGTGATGTCCCACGCCATCGGCTACAGCGGCGAGCCGTCCACCAAGTTTAGCTGGTTCCCCGGCTACCAGTGGCACATAATCCTGTGCAAATTCTGCGCCCAGCACGTCGGCTGGGAGTTCAAGGCGGTGCAGCCCAACCTGACTCCCAGATTGTTCTTTGGCTTGGCCGGCTCAAGTGTGCGAATTGGAAAGGCCAGCGAGAATACGCCGGTTAATGGCAGCACGTATGTGGTGCGCAACATGCTGCGGCTGATCTCCAACGAGATGGAATGA
- the LOC118877874 gene encoding uncharacterized protein: MKVVGFGCVLAATLIRLAIEVVADSSSYFTEYNSSPKKAVAAIQHIHVFGESNYMRVKTYIHDDRSHFDLYVQLLHELGSNHLIMNIKVRVKPDGTSVFVPLFELRRINFCEFLSEYRSNPVMKFMFKKNINLNDVIECPVRVGNYSLLDSDVAGNMQTQGIQNGTYKFFAEIVEEIGEIAKVFALQVTSMVYIVDKELECQTQGTSIKCV; this comes from the exons ATGAAAGTCGTTGGGTTCGGTTGCGTTTTGGCTGCCACTTTAATAAGACTAGCCATCGAAGTAGTTGCGGATTCGAGTTCCTATTTCACTGAATACAATTCGAGTCCAAAG AAAGCTGTAGCTGCTATACAACATATCCATGTTTTTGGGGAGTCGAACTATATGAGGGTCAAGACCTACATCCATGATGATCGAAGCCACTTCGATCTATATGTCCAGTTGTTACATGAGCTGGGCAGCAACCATCTCATTATGAACATAAAGGTTCGGGTTAAACCCGATGGAACTAGCGTTTTCGTCCCATTATTCGAACTTAGGCGCATTAACTTTTGTGAATTTCTCAGCGAATATAGGTCGAATCCGGTAATGAAGTTTATGTTCAAGAAAAACATTAATCTGAACGATGTCATCGAGTGTCCCGTCCGCGTGGGAAACTATTCCTTGCTGGACTCCGATGTGGCTGGAAATATGCAGACCCAAGGTATCCAGAACGGCACCTACAAGTTCTTTGCCGAAATTGTCGAGGAAATCGGAGAGATTGCCAAAGTATTTGCCCTACAAGTCACTTCGATGGTATATATTGTAGACAAGGAACTGGAGTGCCAAACTCAAGGAACTTCTATTAAATGCGTGTAG
- the nerfin-2 gene encoding uncharacterized protein nerfin-2, whose amino-acid sequence MMNMNPPTHPALHPNPHPHPHPHPHPHLPQPLQHLGQHQQMPGLLQGHPSTTTHFVECRALPAINETFPQFGQHRPAISLISPLDLSLRAAASVVPITPPSTPSPPRKRQRLMSEENYLWRPHMASPAAPGPSNLAMQPGSSFYHHQQQQQQQQHQQPQPQQQQPQTHQQHQTHQQHQPQQQHHQPYSIRSSFEGAAFNKSHFHGTKNNFEQIPAGQSSVSSPIYVEDETIVLTEDEDETVVSSHDYNEYATDTEEVNEGDDETLQVQVSDNDNGEEEDNNEEEEEVFVDVLGSDDDEDEAVDPATRLQAQLMETTALKRNELLYEDEELHNQAVDGLARLFERDFPQPEVEVSELAEVQSSSGKTYTDLSGVLAMVEVRDTRSPRLPPPPPPAPPATITAPAPPAPPAPPPPPSRPHKAERKRSKLRKHMAIDEETISPVSGTIIRKLRDDEELVVRKGDIDPAFNVVEITEEAKAILASIDNKIGDYLCQLCRTVYDDAFMLAQHRCPRIVHIEYKCSECEKVFNCPANLASHRRWHKPKADPAGGPGNPAKKRIVEAGDLLQEAGRGGTDDASDGIYPCHICGKTFRRQAYLKKHQASHQMLDNLKNLDFFKAQQQQLAIGGHQMPDHVQLQQTAGQAVASATPYGVPPLPRPPPGMPIYPPPNGKNYAGGQRFPGFPFQAFDQRRFYSLGEFYLSQHLERSSAFQYVQANHLRQLSNVAQTLMPPLPVK is encoded by the exons ATGATGAACATGAATCCTCCGACGCACCCTGCCCTGCACCCCAATCCACACccccatccacatccacatccccatccccatctcCCCCAGCCACTGCAGCATCTTGGCCAGCACCAGCAGATGCCCGGCCTGCTCCAAGGCCACCCAAGCACCACCACCCACTTCGTGGAGTGCCGGGCATTACCGGCAATCAACGAGACATTTCCGCAATTTGGCCAGCATCGTCCGGCTATTTCGCTGATCTCCCCCTTGGATCTTTCCCTTCGGGCAGCGGCCAGTGTAGTGCCAATTACTCCGCCCTCGACGCCCTCGCCACCCCGCAAGCGCCAGAGATTAATGTCCGAGGAGAATTACCTGTGGCGTCCTCACATGGCGAGTCCTGCAGCTCCAGGACCTTCGAACTTGGCTATGCAGCCAGGCAGCAGCTTCtatcatcatcagcagcagcagcaacagcagcaacatcaacagccacagccgcagcagcaacagccacAGACACACCAGCAACATCAGACACACCAGCAACATcaaccacaacagcaacatcatcaGCCATATTCCATACGCAGCAGCTTTGAGGGCGCTGCCTTCAATAAAAGTCATTTTCACGGAACGAAAAATAACTTTGAGCAAATTCCGGCGGGTCAATCGAGCGTCAGTTCGCCCATCTACGTGGAGGATGAGACCATTGTGCTGACCGAGGACGAGGATGAAACAGTTGTCAGTTCCCATGACTACAATGAGTACGCCACGGACACCGAGGAAGTCAACGAGGGCGACGATGAGACACTGCAGGTCCAAGTCAGCGATAATGATAATGGTGAGGAGGAGGATAATaatgaggaggaggaggaagtcTTTGTGGATGTCCTGGGCAGTGATGATGATGAGGATGAGGCAGTGGATCCGGCCACAAGATTGCAGGCCCAACTAATGGAGACCACAGCCCTGAAGAGGAATGAATTGCTGTACGAGGATGAGGAGCTGCACAACCAGGCGGTGGATGGTCTGGCCAGGCTTTTCGAGCGGGACTTTCCCCAACCCGAGGTGGAGGTCAGTGAACTGGCGGAGGTCCAGAGCAGCAGCGGGAAAACTTACACGGATTTGAGTGGCGTGTTAGCCATGGTGGAGGTGAGGGATACCAGATCTCCCAGGCTTCCACCGCCGCCTCCTCCAGCTCCTCCTGCTACTATTACTGCTCCTGCCCCTCCTGCCCCAcctgcaccaccaccaccacccagTCGtccccacaaggccgaacgcAAGCGATCCAAGCTAAGGAAACACATGGCCATCGATGAGGAGACTATCAGTCCGGTGTCCGGCACCATCATCCGCAAATTGCGCGACGACGAGGAGCTGGTGGTGCGCAAAGGCGACATTGATCCGGCTTTCAATGTGGTCGAAATCACCGAGGAGGCCAAGGCCATCCTGGCCAGCATCGACAACAAGATTGGCGACTACCTCTGTCAGCTCTGTCGCACTGTCTACGATGATGCCTTCATGTTGGCCCAGCACCGATGTCCCCGCATCGTCCACATCGAATACAAGTGCTCCGAGTGCGAGAAG GTCTTTAATTGCCCGGCCAACTTGGCCTCCCATCGCAGGTGGCATAAGCCCAAAGCGGATCCTGCCGGCGGTCCAGGTAATCCCGCCAAGAAGCGAATCGTTGAGGCCGGTGATCTCCTCCAGGAGGCGGGAAGAGGAGGCACCGACGATGCCAGCGATGGCATTTATCCTTGCCACATTTGCGGAAAGACCTTCAGACG TCAAGCTTACCTAAAGAAGCACCAGGCCTCCCATCAGATGTTGGATAATCTCAAGAACCTAGACTTCTTCAAggcccagcagcaacagttgGCCATCGGTGGCCACCAGATGCCCGATCATGTCCAGCTGCAGCAGACGGCGGGCCAAGCAGTTGCCTCTGCCACTCCCTATGGTGTTCCccccctgccacgcccaccaccTGGCATGCCCATATATCCGCCCCCGAATGGTAAGAACTATGCGGGTGGACAACGCTTTCCTGGCTTTCCCTTCCAGGCCTTCGACCAGCGTCGCTTCTACTCGCTGGGGGAGTTCTACCTGTCGCAGCATCTGGAGCGCTCCTCGGCCTTTCAGTACGTGCAGGCCAATCACCTGAGGCAACTGTCGAATGTGGCCCAAACGCTGATGCCTCCACTGCCCGTCAAATGA
- the Alp13 gene encoding alkaline phosphatase, tissue-nonspecific isozyme → MVTTQRTKEICQVVRLKSTQVFLVAGTVLLTVMVSLLCIGLMTRYEVEHDVANVADVDYWKDKVAPTQKIWYDKGIEELNEALRSPRDPLYPRNVRIFLVQGVDARDLAAFRFTAKDITERNTNFVWDQFPHLARLKNSCSQQFPCQVDRVSRALWSGIPLDEVPESQPDCEEFINGTETPLSILRQAQLAGLRTGFVTTQRITGSTGAALGNTYSNYECDERMPLGSLKSGCQDIARQLITGVTGKSLNVIIGGGRQMLSTLVPKTRWDPVDELLCESNDGRNLLKEWRNQKLRESKIKPIKFDLVQRTDELESLNASSFDHILGIMANGDLRGNARAPSLKLMVEKSVEVIKKPGQGYLLIVEQLIKSDMDKIKELQLLNETLVSLQEDKDTLTLVLMTNAIYSKPSLDVSEETETINHLMQTFNGTELEIQQRLHQMPSDTLLFARGPKSAIFRGVRKETFLAHAVSHVLSRSRNNG, encoded by the exons ATGGTAACCACACAACGGACCAAAGAGATTTGCCAGGTAGTTCGGCTAAAATCCACGCAGGTGTTTCTGGTAGCCGGAACAGTTCTACTAACAGTGATGGTCAGCTTGCTCTGCATTGGCCTAATGACCCGGTACGAGGTGGAGCACGACGTGGCCAACGTGGCGGATGTGGACTATTGGAAGGATAAGGTGGCGCCAACGCAGAAAATCTGGTATGATAAGGGCATTGAGGAGCTCAATGAAGCGCTGAGATCTCCTAGGGATCCCTTGTATCCCAGAAACGTGAGGATATTTCTAGTACAGGGTGTTGATGCTCGAGACTTGGCTGCCTTTCGGTTTACAGCTAAGGATATTACCGAGCGAAATACCAACTTTGTTTGGGATCAGTTTCCCCATTTGGCTCGCTTGAAGAACAGCTGCAGTCAGCAGTTTCCCTGTCAAGTGGATAGAGTTTCCAGAGCACTTTGGTCGGGAATACCTTTGGATGAAGTACCTGAAAGTCAGCCAGATTGTGAAGAGTTTATCAATGGAACAGAAACCCCACTGAGTATTCTTCGCCAGGCTCAGTTGGCTGGTTTAAGAACTGGTTTTGTGACCACCCAAAGGATCACGGGATCCACAGGAGCTGCTTTGGGAAATACCTACAGCAACTACGAATGTGATGAAAGAATGCCATTGGGTTCATTAAAATCAGGATGCCAGGATATAGCCCGTCAGTTGATCACCGGTGTGACTGGAAAATCACTAAATGTAATTATTGGAGGCGGGAGGCAAATGTTGAGCACTTTGGTACCCAAAACCCGGTGGGATCCCGTGGATGAGCTTCTCTGCGAGTCCAACGATGGTCGCAATCTTCTAAAGGAGTGGAGGAACCAAAAACTCAGGGAGAGCAAAATCAAACCCATAAAATTCGATTTAGTACAGCGAACCGATGAGTTGGAGTCCCTAAATGCCAGCAGTTTTGATCATATCCTGGGCATAATGGCAAATGGAGATTTAAGGGGAAATGCAAGAGCCCCAAGTCTTAAATTAATGGTAGAGAAGTCTGTAGAAGTAATCAAAAAGCCAGGTCAGGGCTATCTACTTATAGTGGAGCAGCTTATCAAGTCAGACATGGACAAAATAAAGGAGCTGCAGCTTTTGAACGAAACTTTGGTTAGTCTTCAAGAGGATAAGGACACTCTTACTCTAGTTCTCATGACCAATGCCATCTATTCAAAACCAAGTTTGGATGTGAGTGAAGAAACGGAGACAATAAACCACCTTATGCAGACATTTAATGGAACGGAACTGGAAATCCAACAAAGATTACATCAAATGCCTTCAGATACTTTGCTTTTCGCCAGGG GACCCAAATCAGCAATATTTCGTGGTGTTCGGAAGGAAACCTTTCTGGCACACGCTGTATCCCATGTCCTTAGCAGGAGTAGAAATAATGGATAA
- the Npc2c gene encoding NPC intracellular cholesterol transporter 2, with protein sequence MYSFNNFCLCLVLPLMWTSVTANTPIRQCINNSYPQPLMVQIDNCDALPCDLWKGTEAKIDIQFVANRNTMKKLTAEVHLTSLGVTIPYDLETSLGNVCSNLLHGAYCPLDAGEDVTYQLLLPVTNNQPEVPTRLEVRLLDSDNGNSVVSCFLADTRVKKPSSGA encoded by the exons ATGTACAGCTTCAATAACTTCTGCCTTTGCCTAGTGCTTCCTCTCATGTGGACTTCGGTCACTGCTAACACGCCAATTAGACAAT GTATCAACAACAGCTATCCTCAACCTCTGATGGTGCAAATCGATAATTGCGACGCCTTGCCCTGCGATTTGTGGAAGGGAACCGAGGCCAAGATCGACATCCAGTTTGTTGCCA ATCGCAATACGATGAAGAAGTTGACGGCTGAAGTGCACCTTACTTCTTTAGGAGTGACCATTCCCTATGACCTGGAAACCTCCCTCGGCAACGTCTGCTCCAACCTGCTTCATGGAGCCTACTGTCCCCTGGATGCTGGCGAGGATGTGACCTACCAGCTGCTCCTCCCGGTTACCAATAACCAACCCGAGGTGCCCACTCGCCTGGAGGTGCGTCTTCTGGACTCCGATAATGGAAATAGTGTTGTATCCTGTTTCCTGGCCGACACAAGGGTAAAGAAGCCCAGTTCCGGGGCTTAG
- the LOC108006662 gene encoding uncharacterized protein, whose product MNFVRLALFFPLFQIINGNATKSLWDEDEEEKAQKPILRIHHINIFGDSRYMKALSYINDSRTQFSITVSLREELGSNFLTFNIKVRVRPSEREVFVTLLQMRDLDLCGFFFEYRKNPMMKYFLQSEMQLSDIIACPVRAGNYSLNNVSVKDIYPQVLQNGTYKFFVEVIEATAEKVFALQVTTEVLVPSALE is encoded by the exons ATGAACTTCGTTCGACTAGCTTTGTTTTTTCCGCTGTTTCAAATTATAAATGGCAACGCAACCAAATCTTTGTGGGATGAGGATGAAGAGGAGAAAGCTCAG AAACCCATCCTTCGCATCCACCACATCAACATCTTCGGGGACTCTCGCTATATGAAGGCTTTGTCCTACATCAACGATAGTCGCACCCAATTTAGCATCACGGTTTCCCTTCGCGAGGAGCTGGGCAGTAATTTCCTCACCTTCAACATAAAGGTGCGGGTGAGACCTTCGGAAAGGGAGGTTTTTGTGACCCTTCTTCAGATGAGGGATCTTGATCTGTGTGGATTCTTCTTCGAGTACCGAAAGAACCCCATGATGAAGTACTTCCTGCAGTCGGAGATGCAACTGAGTGACATTATTGCATGTCCTGTTCGCGCGGGAAACTACTCGCTGAATAATGTCAGCGTCAAGGATATCTATCCGCAGGTCCTGCAGAATGGCACCTACAAATTCTTCGTGGAGGTCATCGAGGCAACGGCCGAGAAAGTCTTTGCCCTCCAGGTGACCACCGAGGTACTAGTTCCAAGTGCCCTCGAATAA
- the Npc2e gene encoding uncharacterized protein Npc2e, translated as MLKIVVTLTLILATVSATTVQQCKNKPFPLSVNVQDCEIPPCVVYKGLYAVMEVHFLGNKNNIKSITASTTAKVLGMNLPYALPEEVSNVCINLLYGAICPIDKDEDVVYKFNFYVEPSFPEITADVTVTLNDAQNEPIACFVASCKIRKGPTAVRDEYLLDWTNPNSL; from the exons ATGCTGAAAATCGTTGTAActttgactttaattctgGCCACAGTCAGTGCCACCACTGTCCAGCAGT GCAAAAACAAGCCGTTTCCACTGAGTGTGAATGTTCAGGATTGCGAAATACCACCTTGTGTTGTATATAAAGGATTATATGCCGTGATGGAGGTGCACTTCCTGGGCA ataaaaataatatcaagAGCATCACGGCCAGTACAACGGCTAAAGTATTGGGCATGAATCTGCCATATGCACTGCCCGAAGAGGTTTCCAATGTGTGCATAAATCTTTTGTACGGCGCCATCTGTCCCATCGATAAGGACGAGGATGTCGTCTATAAGTTCAACTTCTACGTGGAGCCTTCGTTCCCGGAAATCACGGCGGATGTCACTGTCACACTGAACGATGCCCAGAACGAACCGATCGCCTGTTTTGTGGCGAGCTGCAAGATCCGGAAGGGACCCACTGCAGTGCGGGACGAATACCTATTGGACTGGACGAACCCCAATTCCCTTTAA
- the Fancl gene encoding E3 ubiquitin-protein ligase Fancl isoform X1: MDTGEVDVKRLLLLKYPGLTAELNPSGYCNIRGVICSEEIWRNIRLYLPHHPALHGLQLYVQEGVVYKLYTSDNLKLQDDWLLEDLLDNLGKILPAKKVPTTSKQQGDVYSDILDLCKPKEYCMLIDDDCTLLRICEFSDFEQHYLELEIPSLRVKDHSLPECVPLGEILTKSAGTLEQVLVLFRKLLEELRPFYDNFMDIDELCHVLQPSPITTKHNTRVFPLKERVYLKLTITDPFACIASMALKIIGPTNEVAQLRHVLSDGLGNWDSELDIHKNLLRMFDLCYFPMPDCSDGPKQDEEDNEELRCNICFVYRLDNGDVPLVSCDNPKCVLKCHAACLEEWFQTLMEGKTFLEVSFGLCPFCKAKLSTSFAALLND, encoded by the exons atgGACACTGGGGAAGTAGATGTGAAGCGTCTCCTGCTGCTAAAGTACCCTGGCTTGACGGCGGAACTTAATCCAAGTGGTTATTGCAATATAAGAGGAGTTATTTGCAGTGAG GAAATCTGGCGTAACATCAGGCTTTACTTACCCCACCACCCAGCTCTTCATGGTTTGCAGCTGTATGTACAGGAAGGCGTGGTGTACAAGTTGTATACATCGGATAACCTTAAGCTACAGGATGACTGGCTGCTGGAGGACTTGCTGGACAATCTGGGAAAGATTCTTCCTGCCAAGAAAGTCCCAACAACGTCAAAGCAGCAGGGGGACGTCTATTCCGACATCCTAGACCTGTGCAAACCCAAGGAGTACTGCATGCTAATTGATGACGACTGCACCCTTCTTCGTATCTGCGAATTCAGCGACTTTGAGCAGCATTACTTGGAGCTGGAGATTCCCTCCCTACGCGTGAAAGATCATAGCCTTCCAGAATGCGTACCATTGGGTGAAATACTGACCAAGAGTGCTGGAACACTAGAGCAGGTCCTAGTCCTTTTCCGCAAACTCCTGGAGGAACTGCGTCCCTTCTATGACAACTTCATGGACATCGACGAGCTATGTCATGTGCTCCAGCCGTCGCCCATCACCACCAAGCACAACACACGGGTGTTTCCCCTCAAGGAACGCGTCTATTTAAAGTTGACTATCACTGATCCCTTCGCCTGCATCGCATCCATGGCTCTGAAGATCATTGGGCCCACGAATGAGGTGGCCCAACTGCGTCACGTACTCAGCGATGGCCTGGGCAACTGGGACTCCGAGCTGGACATCCACAAGAACCTGCTGCGAATGTTCGACTTGTGCTACTTCCCCATGCCCGACTGTTCTGATGGCCCCAAACAGGATGAGGAGGATAACGAGGAGTTGCGCTGTAACATTTGCTTTGTCTATCGCCTGGATAATGGCGATGTGCCTCTCGTCTCCTGTGACAATCCCAAATGTGTTCTCAAGTGTCATGCCGCCTGTTTGGAAGAGTGGTTCCAGACGCTGATGGAGGGCAAGACCTTCCTGGAGGTCTCCTTTGGCTTGTGTCCCTTCTGTAAGGCG aaattGTCTACCTCTTTTGCGGCTCTTCTTAATGATTGA
- the Fancl gene encoding E3 ubiquitin-protein ligase Fancl isoform X2, producing MLIDDDCTLLRICEFSDFEQHYLELEIPSLRVKDHSLPECVPLGEILTKSAGTLEQVLVLFRKLLEELRPFYDNFMDIDELCHVLQPSPITTKHNTRVFPLKERVYLKLTITDPFACIASMALKIIGPTNEVAQLRHVLSDGLGNWDSELDIHKNLLRMFDLCYFPMPDCSDGPKQDEEDNEELRCNICFVYRLDNGDVPLVSCDNPKCVLKCHAACLEEWFQTLMEGKTFLEVSFGLCPFCKAKLSTSFAALLND from the exons ATGCTAATTGATGACGACTGCACCCTTCTTCGTATCTGCGAATTCAGCGACTTTGAGCAGCATTACTTGGAGCTGGAGATTCCCTCCCTACGCGTGAAAGATCATAGCCTTCCAGAATGCGTACCATTGGGTGAAATACTGACCAAGAGTGCTGGAACACTAGAGCAGGTCCTAGTCCTTTTCCGCAAACTCCTGGAGGAACTGCGTCCCTTCTATGACAACTTCATGGACATCGACGAGCTATGTCATGTGCTCCAGCCGTCGCCCATCACCACCAAGCACAACACACGGGTGTTTCCCCTCAAGGAACGCGTCTATTTAAAGTTGACTATCACTGATCCCTTCGCCTGCATCGCATCCATGGCTCTGAAGATCATTGGGCCCACGAATGAGGTGGCCCAACTGCGTCACGTACTCAGCGATGGCCTGGGCAACTGGGACTCCGAGCTGGACATCCACAAGAACCTGCTGCGAATGTTCGACTTGTGCTACTTCCCCATGCCCGACTGTTCTGATGGCCCCAAACAGGATGAGGAGGATAACGAGGAGTTGCGCTGTAACATTTGCTTTGTCTATCGCCTGGATAATGGCGATGTGCCTCTCGTCTCCTGTGACAATCCCAAATGTGTTCTCAAGTGTCATGCCGCCTGTTTGGAAGAGTGGTTCCAGACGCTGATGGAGGGCAAGACCTTCCTGGAGGTCTCCTTTGGCTTGTGTCCCTTCTGTAAGGCG aaattGTCTACCTCTTTTGCGGCTCTTCTTAATGATTGA
- the LOC108013925 gene encoding uncharacterized protein yields the protein MRLVKSSFRVWSYVVIIWFLCDSEALFKFTNIKCICYEKSFCELKRCELKVLGRGIVGLFLHAQANQLPINTTSCVLTLFRRFNGYKPFLYNVTVDICSFLKNRKRHPFFNLVYDGIRNFSNINHTCPFNHDIIVHRMVLNDNMMVKVPVPNGFYKLKFNMKTDGVWRGEVEVHVEVNLGFDR from the exons ATGAGGCTAGTAAAAAGTTCGTTCAGAGTGTGGTCATATGTGGTCATCATCTGGTTCCTCTGCGATTCGGAAGCTCTATTTAAATTTACCAACATCAAGTGTATTTGTTATGAAAAGTCGTTCTGTGAGCTAAAGCGTTGTGAACTAAAGGTATTAGGTCGCGGCATTGTGGGTCTTTTTTTGCATGCCCAGGCCAATCAGCTGCCCATTAACACTACGTCG TGCGTTCTCACCTTGTTCCGAAGATTTAATGGCTACAAGCCATTTCTCTACAATGTCACCGTCGATATTTGCAGCTTTCTAAAAAACCGAAAGCGCCATCCATTTTTCAATTTGGTATACGATGGTATACGGAACTTCAGCAACATAAATCACACCTGTCCCTTTAAT CATGACATAATAGTGCACCGAATGGTACTGAATGATAATATGATGGTCAAGGTTCCTGTGCCGAATGGCTTTTACAAACTCAAGTTTAACATGAAAACAGATGGCGTTTGGAGAGGCGAAGTTGAAGTCCATGTGGAGGTTAATTTGGGTTTCGATCGCTAA